In Deltaproteobacteria bacterium, a single genomic region encodes these proteins:
- a CDS encoding TetR/AcrR family transcriptional regulator, which translates to MSKPVWSGKRPANDNDAEDRICMAAFDCFNRLSIERTTMSDIARTAGITRPTLYKYFKNKTDVVFTAVDREAYRFAESVVAHAKQFPTIEERIIETIVYVVAEFPKAPNLSLVLQDGMGETLRARAFSDEATLVFSEMTAEPLIEIRPDLEKEGVEITEIMSRFAISMILFPGQYSTDLDGLRRLIVKRILPGLI; encoded by the coding sequence GTGAGTAAGCCTGTTTGGTCTGGAAAAAGGCCCGCAAATGATAACGACGCAGAAGATCGCATCTGCATGGCGGCATTTGATTGCTTCAACCGGCTGAGCATTGAGCGCACCACAATGAGCGATATCGCTCGGACCGCCGGCATTACACGGCCTACCCTTTACAAATACTTCAAGAACAAAACCGACGTGGTCTTCACCGCTGTCGACAGAGAGGCCTACCGATTTGCCGAGTCGGTGGTGGCCCATGCAAAGCAATTCCCAACCATTGAAGAGCGTATCATCGAAACCATTGTTTATGTGGTGGCAGAGTTTCCCAAGGCACCCAACTTATCACTGGTTTTGCAGGATGGAATGGGAGAGACGTTACGCGCCCGCGCCTTCTCAGACGAAGCTACATTGGTATTCTCAGAAATGACCGCTGAACCTCTGATTGAAATTCGCCCAGACCTCGAAAAAGAGGGCGTAGAAATTACAGAAATCATGTCTCGCTTTGCTATCTCTATGATTCTCTTTCCCGGACAATACTCAACCGACCTTGATGGTCTTCGTCGATTGATAGTAAAACGTATCTTGCCAGGGCTAATCTAA